AACGACTTGATTCGCAACCACTCCCGCAAACTGGCCAATGCGCTGGTTGTGCACTGGTTCAAGGAGCAGGTCGCCCCACAAGACGATCCATTGGAGTGGTTGAATGGTTTCGAGTCGCAAGAATACACGGAAGCGGCGGCACTGGGGGCCGCGCGTCGTCTCCTTGAATCCATCCGCAAAGGTGAACGGAGTGATTTAGGCAACAATGAGTACTATGCGTTGACGCTCTCCGGTGCATCAGGGCGGGTGATGGTGCGTGACTGGATGGAAGGGCGTTTCGAGGATTTGGTGCGTAACGTCGAAGCATGGTTTGCCGATCTTGCCATTGTCGCCCGCGACGGCAAGGGGCAAGCTCATGATCCCAAGTTCATGGCGGTGTGCGGAGCATTGGTGCGTGAACTTAAAGACTTGCCTGCGCCCACTTGCGCCACGTTATGGAAAGTGGCCGTCCAGCGTTTACCCATCCCGCAACCGCTCATGGCTCAGGCGCTGGCGCGACTCCGATCCGATCTCATCCAAGACGAACCGTTCAACCACGCTCGTATGGGGCTTCTCAAGGCCTATTTTGTCCGACTTCAACCAGGAGGTGTTCACGCTATGACGGCCTATCTCAATCCCAATCATCCAGAACCCGCCTACCACTGTGGGCGGTTACTGGCGGTGTTTTCCAACTTGCAACGCGCCGCGCTTGGCGACGTGGGCGCAGGCGTCGTGCAACGGTACTACGCTGCCGCCAGCCAAACACCGGGATTGATTCTCGGTCGTTTGGCGAGCAATGCGCGCAACCACTTGGGCAAGCTCGAAAACGGTTTAGCCTGGTGGTACGAGAATCAAATCGCGGACGTGATGAGTCGCTTGGGTGATGGCGCGCCGCGTGTCCTGGACCTTAACGGTCAAGGGCTATTTGCTCTTGGCTATTACCAACAACTTGCCGCCTTGCGTGAGGGCAAAAACACCAACCACATTGCACAAGGAGAAACAAAATGACTGCGATCCAGAACCGTTACGAATTTCTCTATCTCTTTGACTGTGAAAACGGCAATCCCAACGGCGACCCGGATGCCGGCAACAGCCCGCGCATTGACCCTGAAGACATGCACGGCCTGGTCTCCGATGTGGCCATCAAGCGCCGGGTGCGCAACTACATTCAGGCGGCCTTCGGCAACGTGGCGCCCAACGCCATTTTTGTCGAACATTCCTCCAATCTCAACAAGCCGATTACGGCAGCGCATGAAAAAACGGGTGGGGCCCCCGCTGGTGGTGGGAATAGAGCGCAGGTTGGAAAGGCTCGCGAGTGGATGTGCCAACAGTTTTTTGATGTGCGGACCTTTGGTGCAGTGATGTCTACCGGCCCCAACGCCGGACAAGTACGGGGGCCGGTGCAGGTGGCGTTTTCACGTTCTGTTGATCCAATTCTGCCGATGGATGCGTCGATTACTCGCATGGCGGTTGCGGAAAAAGTATCCGGTGCCAAGTCCGTTGCAGACTATGAGAAATGGGAAAACGATCAAGAAGAGGACAAACTCCGCACCATGGGCCGTAAGGCACTGATTCCCTACGGGCTCTATGTCGCCAAAGGGTTTGTGTCCGCCCATCTTGCCCAGGGCACGGGCTTTTCCGATGACGACCTTACTCATCTCTGGGAAGCGTTGGCTGGTATGTGGGATCACGACCGATCTGCGTCCAAGGGCATGATGTCGTGCAGAGGTCTGTATGTCTTTAAACACGTCGGGACCGATACAAATGGTGAACAGCGAACGCGCCAGGCCATGCTGGGCTGTGCACCAGCCCAGGCGTTGCTTGATCTGGGGAGAGTAGTCAGTATTGCGAGGAACGAGGCCGAGATGAAGAAAGACAGCGTCATGAGCCCTCGCGCGTTCACCCATTACTCTGTGAGTGTAGATTCAACGAGAATTCCCGCTGGGGTGGAGATGTGGATATGGGATGCGACACAGAGACACCTGACGCGATATGAGGCATAAGCTCGGCATGTTCAATCATGGCTGATG
This sequence is a window from Candidatus Nitrospira inopinata. Protein-coding genes within it:
- the cas7c gene encoding type I-C CRISPR-associated protein Cas7/Csd2; this encodes MTAIQNRYEFLYLFDCENGNPNGDPDAGNSPRIDPEDMHGLVSDVAIKRRVRNYIQAAFGNVAPNAIFVEHSSNLNKPITAAHEKTGGAPAGGGNRAQVGKAREWMCQQFFDVRTFGAVMSTGPNAGQVRGPVQVAFSRSVDPILPMDASITRMAVAEKVSGAKSVADYEKWENDQEEDKLRTMGRKALIPYGLYVAKGFVSAHLAQGTGFSDDDLTHLWEALAGMWDHDRSASKGMMSCRGLYVFKHVGTDTNGEQRTRQAMLGCAPAQALLDLGRVVSIARNEAEMKKDSVMSPRAFTHYSVSVDSTRIPAGVEMWIWDATQRHLTRYEA
- the cas8c gene encoding type I-C CRISPR-associated protein Cas8c/Csd1 yields the protein MLQALMSYGERLDSEPGFKTREVRWCVELDADGRFLNVLPLGDGKRGALYPRCPDMHNMNAGGKSHFLVETVQTVTLLFKANEEERKIAGTKEKHRFFVDLIRNASRSVPALTPVVRLLGDDNQLAKLRESLTQHKAKPTDWLGWRVDGHDPREDHRVQAWWREWRQTDMVDGQDESSSSSQNDEPHMVCLLTGQPTEPLPTHPKITGLSGVGGLGTGDAMVGFDKASFGSFGLEQSANAAMSAEAAQKYVDGLNDLIRNHSRKLANALVVHWFKEQVAPQDDPLEWLNGFESQEYTEAAALGAARRLLESIRKGERSDLGNNEYYALTLSGASGRVMVRDWMEGRFEDLVRNVEAWFADLAIVARDGKGQAHDPKFMAVCGALVRELKDLPAPTCATLWKVAVQRLPIPQPLMAQALARLRSDLIQDEPFNHARMGLLKAYFVRLQPGGVHAMTAYLNPNHPEPAYHCGRLLAVFSNLQRAALGDVGAGVVQRYYAAASQTPGLILGRLASNARNHLGKLENGLAWWYENQIADVMSRLGDGAPRVLDLNGQGLFALGYYQQLAALREGKNTNHIAQGETK